The following are encoded together in the Mesoterricola sediminis genome:
- the mrdA gene encoding penicillin-binding protein 2, with protein MELVNRNVIHRRIAVMKTVVYCMLLGLVLAYGWVQLGLRREMQRLAFSQAVKTRTTPAPRGIIYDRNGNKIVDNRRALHLVIQNEDLPRDPAQIEGLAYALQLEPEALKRRIQAIRQAAGNRMLVLQDNLDDSALARAEVLRARYPFLSIEVAPRRVYLGQELAGHALGYVGEVTPDELAKNPDVYQLGEIIGRSGFEASRNDKLRGVDGQRRILVDNLGREVAVFGQVEARPGRSVYLTLDAGLQQVMKEAFGENSGAGIVIDLRDGGILAMYSAPSYDPNIFLNRLTQEQVEQFWGNPDRPMLDRVTQGRYPPGSTFKLLVALAALDKGLITPDTTYTCHGHKVYYNRDFRCDNVHGTVNLVQAIAQSCDIYFYELGMKLDVDDIHAAAEKYGLISPTGVDLPHESVSRVPSREWKKRVKKEKWWAGETISVAIGQGANSITPISLARFYAMLATGGKLLTPHLLYGVRPDDSRPMEPFVPPAPRDAGLDPRIRAILDEGLYEVVQSGTAKGMGIPGVTMVGKTGTSQVTTFVSKSHYATLAKKFRDNALFAGYAPRENPQIAFAVVAENAGFGASNAAPIAKKLCQYWFIDRLKKPLPPPSAKIPDEYRPEDAAAEGEAP; from the coding sequence ATGGAACTCGTCAACCGCAACGTCATCCACCGCCGCATCGCCGTGATGAAGACGGTGGTGTACTGCATGCTCCTGGGCCTCGTGCTTGCCTACGGCTGGGTGCAGCTGGGCCTGCGGCGCGAGATGCAGCGGCTGGCGTTCTCGCAGGCCGTCAAGACCCGCACCACGCCGGCGCCGCGCGGCATCATCTACGACCGGAACGGCAACAAGATCGTCGACAACCGCCGGGCCCTCCACCTCGTGATCCAGAACGAGGACCTGCCCCGGGACCCCGCCCAGATCGAGGGCCTGGCCTACGCCCTCCAGCTGGAGCCCGAGGCCCTGAAGCGACGGATCCAGGCCATCCGGCAGGCCGCGGGCAACCGCATGCTGGTCCTCCAGGACAACCTGGACGATTCGGCCCTGGCCCGGGCCGAGGTGCTCCGGGCCCGCTACCCCTTCCTCAGCATCGAGGTGGCCCCCCGGCGGGTCTACCTCGGCCAGGAGCTGGCGGGCCACGCGCTGGGCTACGTCGGCGAGGTGACGCCGGACGAGCTCGCCAAGAACCCCGATGTGTACCAGCTGGGCGAGATCATCGGCCGCTCGGGCTTCGAGGCCAGCCGCAACGACAAGCTGCGGGGCGTGGACGGCCAGCGCCGCATCCTCGTGGACAACCTCGGCCGCGAGGTGGCCGTGTTCGGGCAGGTGGAGGCCAGGCCGGGCCGGAGCGTCTACCTCACCCTGGACGCGGGCCTGCAGCAGGTCATGAAGGAGGCCTTCGGGGAGAACTCCGGCGCCGGCATCGTCATCGACCTGCGCGACGGGGGCATCCTGGCCATGTACTCCGCCCCGTCCTACGACCCCAACATCTTCCTCAACCGCCTCACCCAGGAGCAGGTGGAGCAGTTCTGGGGCAACCCCGACCGCCCCATGCTGGACCGGGTCACCCAGGGCCGCTACCCGCCGGGCTCCACCTTCAAGCTGCTGGTGGCCCTGGCCGCCCTCGACAAGGGCCTCATCACCCCCGACACCACGTACACCTGCCACGGGCACAAGGTCTACTACAACCGGGACTTCCGCTGCGACAACGTCCACGGCACCGTGAACCTGGTGCAGGCCATCGCCCAGAGCTGCGACATCTACTTCTACGAGCTGGGCATGAAGCTGGACGTGGACGACATCCACGCCGCGGCGGAGAAGTACGGCCTCATCTCGCCCACGGGCGTCGACCTGCCCCACGAGAGCGTCAGCCGCGTGCCGAGCCGGGAGTGGAAGAAGCGGGTCAAGAAGGAGAAGTGGTGGGCGGGCGAGACCATCAGCGTCGCCATCGGCCAGGGCGCCAACAGCATCACCCCCATCAGCCTCGCCCGCTTCTACGCCATGCTGGCCACGGGGGGCAAGCTGCTGACGCCGCACCTCCTCTACGGGGTGCGCCCCGACGACAGCCGGCCCATGGAGCCCTTCGTGCCGCCGGCGCCGCGGGACGCGGGCCTGGATCCCCGCATCCGGGCCATCCTGGACGAGGGCCTCTACGAGGTGGTCCAGTCGGGCACCGCCAAGGGCATGGGCATCCCCGGCGTGACCATGGTGGGCAAGACCGGCACCAGCCAGGTGACGACCTTCGTCAGCAAGTCCCACTACGCCACCCTGGCCAAGAAGTTCCGGGACAACGCCCTCTTCGCCGGGTACGCGCCCCGCGAGAACC